Proteins encoded together in one Festucalex cinctus isolate MCC-2025b chromosome 8, RoL_Fcin_1.0, whole genome shotgun sequence window:
- the LOC144024537 gene encoding unconventional myosin-VIIa-like isoform X5, with product MYKRRDHVDLYEKDQAKWALLRNVNTVVKQSTLLPGDYVWLDLKSGREFEVPIGAVVKLCDSGQIQVVDDEGNEHWISPQNATNIKPMHPTSIHGVEDMIRLGDLNEAGILRNLLIRYSEKLIYTNCGGRTYTGSILVAINPYQLLPIYTADQIRLYTNKKIGEMPPHIFAIADNCYFNMQRNNRDQCCIISGESGAGKTESTKLILQFLAAISGQHSWIEQQVLEANPILEAFGNAKTIRNDNSSRFGKYIDIHFNKRGAIEGAKIEQYLLEKSRVCRQAQDERNYHIFYCMLKGMAADEKKKLGLSKATDYTYLTIGKCTVCDGRDDMKEYSNIRSAMKVLMFTDKENWEICKLLASILHMGNLRYEARTYDNLDACEVVRSPHLSTTSTLLEVDGKDLMNCLTSRTLITRGETVSTPLSMEQAVDVRDAFVKGIYGRLFVWIVEKINAAIYKPSSSHSKVVRRSIGLLDIFGFENFTVNSFEQLCINFANENLQQFFVRHVFKLEQEEYNLENINWQHIEFTDNQDALDMIAIKPMNIISLIDEESRFPKGTDSTMLNKLNFQHKVNSNYIPPKNNHETQFGIQHFAGVVYYETRGFLEKNRDTLYGDIIQLVHSSKNKFIKQIFQADVAMGAETRKRSPTLSSQFKKSLELLMRTLSVCQPFFVRCIKPNEHKKPMLFDRDLCVRQLRYSGMMETIRIRRAGYPIRYTFVEFVDRYRVLMPGVKPAYKQEDLRGTCQRIAEAVLGRDDDWQMGKTKIFLKDHHDMLLEIERDKAITDKVILIQKVVRGFKDRSNFLRMRKSAMLIQKTWRGYQCRKNYGAMRAGFSRLQALVRSRKLCASYHVARQRISGFQGRCRGFLVRRAFRHRLWAVIAIQAYTRGMIARRLYRRLRGEYRRRLEAEKMRLAEETKLRNQMSAKKAKAEAERKHQERLVQLAKEDAEREKKEKEEARRKKELVEQTERARLEPVNDSDMVDKMFGFLGTTSSFPGQEGQAPAGFEDLERSHRQLEEEDLDEALPLPEDEEEEDLSEYKFAKYAATYFQGSTTHTYVRRPLKQPLLFHEDEGEQLAALAVWITVLRFMGDLPEPKYHTAISDGSEKIPVMTKIYETLGKKTYKRELQALQGEGETPQSDSHRKNSIRHKLVSLTLKKKSKITEEVTKRLNDGEPGLHGNSMLEDRPTSNLEKLHFIIGNGILRPTLRDEIYCQICKQLSQNPSKSSHARGWILISLCVGCFAPSDKFLKYLRNFINSGPPGYAPYCEERLRRTFVNGTRTQPPSWLELQATKSKKPIMLPVTFMDGTTKTLLTDSATTAKELCNTLSDKISLNDRFGFSLYIALFDKVSSLGSGNDHVMDAVSQCEQYAKEQGAQERNAPWRLFFRKEIFTPWHCASDDTVATNLIYQQTVRGVKFGEYRCDRDDLAELASQQYYVDYGSEVLLERLLSLIPSYIPDREISTSRTVEKWAHFIMAAHKKGIYTQKRFDPQKVKEEVVDFARHKWPLLFSRFYEAFKFSGPSLPKNELIVAVNWTGVYFVDEQEQVLLELSFPEITAVSSSRGGKLQSQSFTLATIKGEEYTFTSNNAEDIRDLVVTFLEGLRNRSKFVVALQDSPNQNAEPSTFLSFQKGDLILLDQDTGEHVLNSGWAHGVNERTSQRGDFPADSVYVLPTMTRAQQDIVALVTMTPDQRQQSVRVSQLVLPDSEDSVKAYTLEEFSYDYFRPPPKHTLSRVMVTKNRGKDKLWSCTREPLKQPLLKKVLQHEELAQEACMAFVAVMKYMGDYPSKRTRSVNELTDQIFEGALKAEALKDEILCQIIKQLTDNHVKYSEEKGWELLWLCSGLFPPSNVLLPHVQRFLQSKKQHPLAADCMQRLHKALRPAVDLKKVKRLQRGPNVICGCHGHRNGSRKYPPHLVEVEAIQHKTTQIFHKVYFPDDTDEAFEVESSTKAKDFCQNISTRLLLKSPEGFSLFVKISDKVISVPEGDFFFDFVRHLTDWIKKSRPVKDGAVPSLTYQVFFMKKLWTSTVPGKDSFADSIFHYYQELPKYLRGYHKCSRDEVFQLAALIYRVKFEDDKSHFPAIPKTLRELLPHHLIRQMSPDDWKRSVVAFFNKQAGKSREEAKLMFLKIIYKWPTFGSAFFEVKQTTEPNYPEILLIAINKHGVSLIDPKSKDVLVTHPFTKISNWSSGNTYFHITIGNLVRGSKLLCETSLGYKMDDLLTSYISQMLTAMNKQRSDGTHTK from the exons ATGTACAAACGTCGGGACCATGTGGATCTTTACGAGAAGGATCAGGCCAAATGGGCTCTGCTCCGAAACGTCAACACTGTGGTGAAACAAAGCACGCTGCTACCG GGCGACTACGTGTGGTTGGACCTGAAGAGTGGTCGGGAATTTGAGGTTCCCATTGGCGCAGTGGTCAAACTCTGTGACTCGGGACAGATCCAGGTCGTGGATGATGAAGGAAAT GAGCACTGGATCTCCCCCCAAAATGCCACCAACATCAAGCCCATGCATCCCACCTCCATCCATGGCGTGGAGGACATGATCCGCCTGGGGGACCTCAACGAGGCCGGCATCCTGCGCAACCTGCTCATCAGATACAGCGAGAAGCTCATCTAT ACAAACTGTGGTGGTAGG ACATACACGGGTTCCATCCTGGTGGCCATCAACCCATATCAACTGCTTCCCATCTACACGGCAGACCAGATCCGCCTGTACACCAACAAGAAGATCGGTGAGATGCCTCCTCACATCTTTGCCATCGCAGACAACTGTTACTTCAACATGCAGAGGAACAACCGCGATCAGTGCTGCATCATCAG TGGGGAGTCCGGAGCGGGAAAGACTGAAAGCACCAAGCTGATCCTACAGTTCCTGGCAGCCATCAGCGGTCAACACTCGTGGATCGAGCAGCAGGTCCTGGAGGCCAATCCCATTCTGGAGG CCTTCGGAAACGCAAAGACCATTCGCAACGACAACTCGTCCCGCTTCGGCAAATACATCGACATCCACTTCAACAAGAGAGGAGCCATCGAGGGAGCCAAGATCGAACAGTACCTGCTGGAGAAGTCGCGAGTCTGTCGGCAG GCTCAGGATGAGAGGAACTACCACATCTTCTACTGCATGTTGAAGGGCATGGCGGCGGACGAGAAGAAGAAGCTGGGCCTCAGCAAGGCCACGGACTACACCTACCTCACCATA GGAAAGTGTACCGTATGTGACGGCCGCGATGATATGAAGGAATACTCCAACATCCGCTCGGCCATGAAG GTTCTGATGTTCACAGACAAAGAAAACTGGGAGATCTGCAAACTATTGGCCTCCATTTTACACATGGGCAACCTGCGCTATGAAG CGCGCACCTACGACAACCTGGACGCTTGCGAGGTCGTACGCAGTCCGCATCTTTCGACCACATCAACACTGCTGGAG GTGGACGGCAAGGACCTGATGAACTGCCTAACGAGCAGGACGTTGATCACCAGAGGAGAAACCGTGTCCACGCCACTCAGCATGGAACAAGCTGTGGACGTGCGAGACGCCTTCGTCAAG GGCATTTACGGCCGTCTCTTCGTGTGGATCGTGGAGAAGATCAACGCCGCCATCTACAAGCCTTCGTCCTCGCACAGCAAAGTCGTCAGGCGCTCCATCGGTCTGCTGGACATCTTTGGCTTTGAGAACTTCACCGTCAACAG TTTCGAGCAGCTGTGCATCAACTTCGCCAACGAGAACCTGCAGCAGTTCTTCGTGCGTCACGTGTTCAAACTGGAGCAGGAGGAGTACAACCTGGAGAACATCAACTGGCAGCACATCGAGTTCACCGACAACCAGGACGCCCTGGACATGATCGCCATCAAGCCCATGAACATCATCTCGCTCATCGACGAGGAGAGCCGATTCCCCAAG ggTACAGACAGCACCATGCTGAACAAACTCAACTTCCAGCACAAAGTCAACAGCAACTACATTCCACCCAAGAACAACCACGAGACTCAGTTTGGCATCCAGCACTTTGCCGGGGTGGTCTACTACGAAACCAGAG GCTTCCTTGAGAAGAACCGGGACACGTTATACGGTGACATCATCCAGCTGGTTCACTCGTCCAAGAACAAGTTCATCAAGCAGATTTTCCAGGCTGATGTTGCTATG GGGGCGGAAACCAGGAAGCGTTCTCCCACTCTCAGCAGTCAGTTCAAGAAATCTCTGGAGCTGCTGATGCGAACGTTGAGCGTCTGTCAGCCTTTTTTCGTCCGCTGCATCAAACCCAACGAGCACAAGAAGCCAATG CTGTTTGATCGGGATTTGTGCGTGCGCCAGCTGAGGTACTCGGGAATGATGGAGACCATTCGCATCCGCCGCGCCGGCTACCCCATCCGCTACACCTTTGTGGAGTTTGTGGACCGCTACCGCGTACTCATGCCTGGAGTCAAACCCGCCTACAAGCAG GAGGATCTGAGGGGAACCTGCCAGAGGATCGCAGAGGCCGTGCTCGGCCGAGACGACGACTGGCAGATGGGAAAGACCAAGATCTTCCTCAAG GATCATCATGACATGCTGCTCGAGATCGAGAGAGACAAAGCCATCACGGACAAAGTCATCCTCATACAGAAGGTGGTGCGAGGTTTCAAGGACAG ATCGAACTTCCTGAGGATGAGGAAGTCGGCTATGTTGATCCAGAAGACGTGGCGAGGATATCAGTGCAGAAAGAACTACGGCGCC ATGCGGGCGGGCTTTTCTCGTCTTCAGGCACTGGTGCGCTCCAGGAAACTGTGCGCGTCGTACCACGTGGCTCGCCAGCGCATCAGCGGCTTCCAGGGTCGATGCCGAGGCTTCCTGGTGCGCCGCGCCTTCAGACACCGACTGTGGGCCGTCATCGCCATCCAGGCGTACACCCGAGGGATGATTGCACGCAGGCTCTACCGCAGGCTCAGGGGCGAG TACCGAAGGAGGCTGGAAGCTGAGAAGATGCGTCTGGCGGAGGAGACCAAGCTGAGGAACCAGATGTCTGCCAAGAAAGCCAAGGCTGAAGCGGAACGCAAACATCAG GAGCGTCTAGTCCAGCTGGCCAAAGAGGACGCCGAGCGcgagaagaaggaaaaagaggaggcgaggaggaagAAGGAGCTGGTAGAGCAGACGGAGCGAGCCCGTTTGGAACCCGTCAACGACTCGGACATGGTAGACAAGATGTTCGGTTTCCTGGGGACCACCAGCTCCTTTCCTGGCCAAGAGGGACAAGCTCCTGCCGGCTTTGAG GACTTGGAGAGAAGCCACCGGCAGCTGGAAGAGGAGGACTTGGACGAGGCTCTTCCTTTGccagaggacgaggaggaggaggatttgTCGGAGTACAAGTTTGCCAAGTATGCCGCCACCTACTTCCAGGGAAGCACCACACATACGTACGTCCGGCGACCACTCAAGCAGCCGCTGCTTTTTCACGAGGATGAAGGAGAGCAGCTG GCGGCTTTGGCGGTGTGGATCACGGTGTTGAGGTTCATGGGAGACCTGCCCGAGCCCAAATACCACACAGCAATCAGCGATGGGAGCGAGAAGATTCCGGTCATGACCAAGATCTATGAGACCCTCGGGAAGAAGACGTATAAGAGGGAGCTGCAGGCTCTTcagggggagggggag ACTCCTCAATCTGACAGCCATCGCAAGAACAGCATTCGACACAAGCTGGTCTCTCTCACGCTGAAGAAAAAATCCAAGATCACTGAGGAG GTCACTAAGCGCCTGAATGATGGCGAGCCCggtctccatggcaacagcatgttggAAGACCGGCCAACATCAAACCTGGAGAAACTTCACTTCATCATCGGAAATGGCATCCTGAGGCCAACGctgag GGATGAGATCTACTGTCAGATCTGCAAACAGCTGAGTCAGAACCCATCCAAGAGCTCGCACGCTCGAGGTTGGATCCTCATCAGTTTGTGCGTCGGCTGCTTCGCACCATCCGACAAGTTCCTCAAG TATCTAAGGAACTTCATCAACAGTGGGCCACCAGGTTATGCTCCATACTGTGAAGAAAGGCTGAGAAGAACCTTCGTGAATGGCACCAGAACACAACCTCCATCCTGGCTGGAGCTACAG GCAACCAAGTCCAAGAAACCCATCATGCTTCCGGTGACGTTCATGGACGGAACCACCAAAACGCTGCTGACAGACTCGGCGACCACCGCCAAGGAGCTCTGCAACACATTATCCGACAAGATCAGTCTCAATGACCGATTCGGCTTCTCGCTCTACATCGCACTTTTCGATAAG GTGTCGTCTTTGGGCAGCGGGAACGACCACGTGATGGACGCCGTGTCGCAGTGCGAGCAGTACGCCAAGGAGCAGGGAGCCCAGGAGAGGAACGCCCCCTGGAGGCTCTTCTTCAGGAAAGAGATCTTCACGCCGTGGCACTGCGCCTCTGACGACACAGTTGCCACCAATCTCATCTACCAGCAAACCGTCAGGGGCGTCAAATTTGGAGAGTACCGCTGTGACCGG GACGACCTAGCGGAACTGGCGTCCCAGCAGTACTATGTGGATTATGGCTCAGAGGTCCTGCTGGAGCGCCTGCTGAGTCTCATCCCGTCCTACATCCCTGATCGAGAGATCAGCACATCCCGAACGGTGGAGAAGTGGGCTCACTTCATCATGGCGGCACACAAAAAG GGCATATACACCCAGAAGAGGTTTGATCCCCAGAAAGTGAAAGAGGAAGTGGTGGACTTTGCTCGCCACAAGTGGCCTCTGCTCTTCTCTCGATTCTATGAAGCCTTCAAGTTCTCTG GTCCAAGTTTACCCAAAAATGAACTCATCGTCGCCGTCAACTGGACCGGCGTTTACTTTGTGGATGAACAGGAACAAGTCCTGCTGGAACTCTCCTTCCCAGAAATCACCGCTGTGTCCAGCAGCAG GGGGGGGAAGTTGCAAAGTCAGAGCTTCACCCTGGCCACCATCAAAGGAGAAGAGTATACCTTCACCTCCAACAATGCCGAGGATATCCGTGACCTGGTGGTGACCTTCTTGGAAGGTCTGAGGAACAGGTCCAAGTTTGTGGTGGCACTACAGGACAGTCCGAACCAGA ATGCTGAACCATCCACGTTCCTGAGTTTCCAGAAGGGAGACCTGATCCTGCTGGACCAGGACACCGGCGAGCATGTTCTTAACTCGGGTTGGGCGCATGGCGTCAATGAGAGGACCAGTCAGAGAGGAGACTTCCCGGCAGACTCGGTCTACGTCTTGCCCACCATGACGCGAGCGCAGCAGGACATTGTG GCGCTGGTGACCATGACGCCGGATCAGAGGCAGCAGTCGGTGAGGGTATCACAGCTTGTTCTGCCTGACAGTGAGGACTCCGTCAAAGCGTACACGCTGGAGGAATTCTCGTATGATTACTTTAG GCCTCCCCCCAAACACACTCTGAGCAGGGTGATGGTGACCAAGAATCGAGGCAAGGACAAATTGTGGAGCTGCACCAGGGAGCCTCTCAAACAGCCACTTCTCAAGAAGGTGCTCCAACACGAGGAGCTCGCTCAGGAGGCCTGCATGGCCTTTGTTG CTGTGATGAAGTACATGGGCGACTACCCATCCAAGCGCACGCGCTCGGTCAACGAGTTGACGGACCAGATCTTCGAGGGCGCGCTCAAGGCCGAAGCCCTGAAGGACGAGATTTTATGCCAGATCATCAAGCAGCTAACAGACAACCACGTCAA GTACAGCGAGGAGAAAGGTTGGGAGCTCCTGTGGCTGTGCAGCGGCCTCTTTCCTCCCAGCAACGTGCTGCTGCCGCATGTCCAGCGCTTCTTGCAGTCCAAAAAACAGCACCCGCTCGCCGCCGACTGCATGCAGCGGCTGCACAAAGCCTTACG CCCAGCTGTCGACTTAAAAAAAGTGAAACGTCTTCAACGCGGCCCAAACGTCATTTGTGGTTGCCATGGTCACAGAAACGGGTCCAGGAAGTACCCCCCTCATCTGGTGGAAGTGGAGGCCATCCAGCACAAGACCACGCAGATCTTCCACAAGGTTTACTTCCCCGACGACACGGACGAG gcctttgaGGTGGAGTCCAGCACCAAAGCCAAGGACTTCTGTCAGAACATCTCCACCAGACTGCTGCTCAAATCGCCAGAAGGCTTCAGCCTCTTTGTCAAGATCTCCGACAAG GTGATCAGTGTTCCGGAGGGAGACTTCTTCTTTGACTTTGTCCGGCATCTGACTGACTGGATCAAGAAATCGCGGCCAGTGAAAGACG GAGCGGTTCCCTCTCTGACCTATCAGGTGTTCTTCATGAAGAAGTTGTGGACCAGCACCGTTCCGGGGAAGGACTCGTTCGCCGACTCCATCTTCCACTACTACCAG GAGCTTCCCAAATACCTGCGTGGATACCACAAGTGTTCCCGGGACGAAGTCTTCCAGCTGGCGGCGCTCATCTACCGTGTCAAGTTTGAGGACGACAAGTCCCACTTTCCCGCCATTCCCAAGACGCTGCGCGAGCTGCTCCCTCACCATCTCATCCGACAAATGTCCCCGGACGACTGGAAGAGG TCCGTGGTGGCCTTCTTCAACAAGCAAGCCGGCAAATCCAGAGAAGAAGCCAAGCTGATGTTTCTTAAAATCATCTACAAATGGCCGACATTTGGCTCCGCCTTCTTTGAAGTCAAG CAAACCACGGAGCCAAACTACCCGGAGATCCTCCTGATCGCCATCAACAAACATGGCGTCAGCCTCATCGACCCGAAGAGCAAG GACGTTCTGGTCACACATCCCTTCACCAAAATCTCCAACTGGAGCAGCGGGAACACGTACTTCCACATCACCATCGGAAACCTCGTCAGGGGAAGCAAACTCCTCTGCGAGACCTCCCTG GGCTACAAGATGGACGACCTGCTGACATCATACATCAGCCAGATGTTGACCGCCATGAACAAGCAGCGGTCCGATGGCACGCACACCAAGTGA